Proteins encoded by one window of Chaetodon trifascialis isolate fChaTrf1 chromosome 15, fChaTrf1.hap1, whole genome shotgun sequence:
- the mcm5 gene encoding DNA replication licensing factor MCM5, whose protein sequence is MSGFDDPGVFFSDSLGGGEGPGVDEGGQKRVQIKKRFREFLRQFRVGTDRTGFTYKYRDELKRHYTLGEYWVEVEMEDLASFDEDLSDCLYKLPTENLPLLEEAAKDVADEVTRPRPVGEEAVQDIQVTLKSDAHHASIRGLKSEQVSRLVKVHGIIISATAVKAKATKVCLQCRGCRAVINNIPLPPGLQGYALPRKCNNENPGRVKCPVDPYFIIPDRCVCVDFQTLRLQESPDAVPHGEMPRHLQLYCDRYLCDRVVPGNRVTIMGIYSIKKMAATKTKGREKSAGVGIRASYLRVVGIQVDTEGAGRGATGSVSPQEEEELRALAATANIYASLARSVAPSIYGSDDLKKAITCLLFGGSRKRLPDGLTRRGDINLLMLGDPGTAKSQLLKFVERCSPIGVYTSGKGSSAAGLTASVLRDPNTRGFIMEGGAMVLADGGVVCIDEFDKMREDDRVAIHEAMEQQTISIAKAGITTTLNSRCSVLAAANSVFGRWDDTKGEDNIDFMPTILSRFDMIFIIKDQHDQQRDMTLARHVMNVHLSAQTQTEGVEGEIPLATFKKYIAYARTKCGPRLSAAAAEKLKNRYVVMRSGAREHERETDKRPSIPITVRQLEAVVRIAESLAKMKLQAVAGEEEVDEALRLFQVSTLDAALSGSLSGVEGFTSQEDQEMISRIEKQLKRRFAIGSQVSEHSIIQDFTKQKYPEHAIYKVLHLMLRRGELQHRMQRKVLYRVK, encoded by the exons ATGTCTGGCTTTGACGACCCGGGAGTGTTCTTCAGTGACAGCTtaggaggtggagagggaccCGGCGTGGATGAGGGGGGACAGAAGAGGGTCCAGATCAAGAAGCGGTTCCGTGAGTTCCTCCGGCAGTTCAGAGTGGGCACCGACCGCACCGGCTTCACATATAAATACAg AGATGAGCTTAAGAGACACTACACCCTGGGAGAGTAttgggtggaggtggagatggaggaccTTGCCAGCTTTGACGAGGATCTGTCGGACTGTCTCTACAAGCTGCCAACGGAGAACCTGCCGCTG CTTGAGGAAGCCGCAAAGGATGTAGCTGATGAAGTGACCCGTCCCCGGCCTGTGGGAGAGGAGGCGGTCCAGGATATCCAGGTCACGCTGAAGAGTGACGCACATCACGCTTCCATCCGCGGCCTCAAG TCCGAGCAGGTGTCTCGTCTGGTCAAGGTGCACGGCATCATCATCTCGGCCACAGCGGTGAAGGCGAAGGCCACCaaggtgtgtctgcagtgtcGCGGCTGTCGCGCGGTCATCAACAACATCCCTCTGCCTCCCGGCCTGCAGGGTTATGCTCTGCCACGCAAGTGCAATAA TGAGAATCCTGGGAGGGTGAAGTGTCCCGTGGACCCTTACTTCATCATCCCGGACCGCTGCGTTTGTGTCGACTTCCAGACTCTCCGCCTGCAGGAGTCTCCAGACGCGGTGCCTCACGGAGAGATGCCGCGCCACCTGCAGCTCTACTGCGACAG GTATCTGTGTGACCGTGTGGTCCCAGGCAACAGAGTGACCATCATGGGAATCTACTCCATCAAGAAGATGGCGGCTACAAAGAccaaaggaagagagaaaagcgCCGGCGTGGGCATTCGTGCGTCCTACCTGCGAGTGGTTGGCATCCAGGTGGACACCGAGGGGGCAG GTCGAGGAGCTACCGGATCAGTCTCtccacaggaagaggaggagctgagagcaCTGGCTGCTACTGCTAACATCTACGCCTCCCTGGCTCGCTCCGTAGCTCCCTCCATCTACGGCAGCGACGATCTGAAAAAGGCCATCACCTGTCTGCTGTTCGGAGGTTCGAGGAAGAG GCTGCCTGACGGTCTGACTCGTAGGGGGGACATCAACCTGCTGATGCTGGGAGATCCCGGTACAGCCAAGTCTCAGCTGCTCAAGTTTGTGGAGAGATGCTCACCGATCGGG GTTTATACCTCAGGTAAGGGCAGCAGTGCAGCTGGTCTGACTGCCTCCGTGTTGAGAGACCCCAACACTCGTGGATTCATCATGGAGGGGGGCGCCATGGTGCTGGCCGACGGCGGCGTCGTGTGCATCGACGAGTTCGACAAG atgagAGAGGATGACAGGGTGGCCATTCATGAGGCCATGGAGCAGCAGACGATCTCCATCGCCAAG GCCGGCATCACCACCACGCTGAACTCTCGCTGCTCGGTGCTGGCTGCAGCCAACTCCGTGTTTGGCCGCTGGGACGACACAAAGGGCGAGGACAACATTGACTTCATGCCCACCATCTTGTCCCGTTTTgacatgatcttcatcatcaaaGACCAGCACGACCAGCAGAGGGACATG acgcTGGCTCGCCACGTGATGAACGTCCACCTCAGCGCTCAGACGCAGACGGAGGGCGTCGAGGGCGAGATTCCTCTGGCCACCTTCAAGAAGTACATTGCTTATGCCAGAAC TAAATGTGGCCCCCGGCTCTCTGCTGCGGCCGCCGAGAAGCTGAAAAACCGATACGTGGTGATGAGGAGCGGAGCGAGAGAGCACGAGAGGGAGACGGACAAAAGACCCTCCATCCCCATCACTGTCAG GCAGCTGGAGGCTGTCGTGCGTATCGCGGAGTCTCTGGCAAAGATGAAGCTGCAGGCTGtggctggagaggaagaggtcgACGAGGCCCTGAGACTCTTCCAGGTCTCCACACTGGACGCTGCACTGTCCGGCAGcctttcag GAGTGGAGGGCTTCACTTCTCAGGAGGACC
- the gcat gene encoding 2-amino-3-ketobutyrate coenzyme A ligase, mitochondrial has product MSLGKAARSLVKPVRGILRPSAAALSRSYAAVSEARALLENELDSIRAAGTWKAERIITSKQGPQINVDGSRSSILNFCANNYLGLSSHPEVVQAGINALKSYGAGLSSVRFICGTQDLHKNLEQKLAEFHEREDCILYASCFDANAGLFEVLLGPDDAVLSDELNHASIIDGIRLCRAKRLRYKHMDLSDLENKLKESQSSRMRLVVTDGVFSMDGDVAPLTEICDLAEQYGAMVFIDECHATGFLGPRGRGTDELLGVMDRVHIVNSTLGKALGGAAGGYTVGPKPLIDLLRQRSRPYLFSNSLPPPVVGCATRAVELLLASSEIAQSMTAKTMRFRNNMTQAGFTIAGSAHPICPVMLGDARLASVIADDMLKLGVYVIGFSYPVVPKGKARIRVQISAAHTDEDIDHCVDAFIQTGRKHGVVS; this is encoded by the exons ATGTCTCTCGGAAAAGCTGCCCGGAGTTTGGTGAAACCGGTCCGCGGGATCCTCCGGCCCTCGGCCGCGGCTTTGAGCCGGAGCTACGCCGCTGTGAGCGAAGCCAGAGCGCTGCTGGAGAACGAGCTCGACAGTATCCGAGCCGCGGGGACGTGGAAGGCGGAGAGGATCATCACGTCCAAGCAGGGTCCTCAAATCAACGTGGACGGCAGTCGGAGCA GCATATTGAATTTCTGTGCCAACAACTACCTTGGATTGTCCAGTCATCCAGAGGTGGTGCAGGCAGGCATCAACGCTCTGAAGTCGTATGGTGCTGGACTGAGTTCTGTCCGATTCATCTGTGGCACACAG GACCTACACAAAAATCTGGAGCAGAAACTTGCAGAGTTCCATGAGAGGGAGGACTGCATCCTCTATGCTAGCTGTTTCGATGCCAACGCTGGACTGTTTGAG GTTCTGTTGGGCCCGGATGATGCAGTGCTGTCTGATGAGCTGAACCACGCCTCCATCATCGACGGGATCCGCCTCTGTCGGGCAAAGCGGCTGCGCTACAAACACATGGACCTCAGTGATCTGGAGAACAAGCTCAAagagtctcag TCATCTCGTATGCGCCTCGTAGTGACAGATGGAGTCTTCTCTATGGATGGAGACGTGGCTCCCTTAACAGAAATCTGTGACCTCGCCGAACAGTACGGAGCCATGGTATTTATAGACGAGTGCCACGCCACCGGCTTCCTGGGGCCCCGGGGCAG AGGGACAGATGAGCTCCTGGGAGTGATGGACAGAGTTCACATTGTAAACTCCACCCTGGGAAAAGCACTGGGCGGAGCAGCTG gCGGCTACACAGTTGGCCCTAAGCCTCTCATTGACCTCCTGAGGCAGCGCTCACGGCCCTACCTGTTCTCCaactccctcccccctcctgtGGTGGGCTGTGCCACCCgggctgtggagctgctgctcgcCTCCAGTGAGATTGCACAGAGCATGACAGCCAAAACCATGAG ATTCAGGAACAACATGACGCAGGCTGGCTTCACCATCGCGGGCTCAGCTCACCCCATCTGTCCCGTGATGCTGGGCGACGCGCGGCTGGCGTCCGTGATCGCTGATGATATGCTGAAGCTAG GAGTGTATGTGATTGGATTCTCCTACCCAGTCGTACCGAAGGGCAAAGCCAGGATCCGCGTTCAGATTTCCGCTGCCCACACAGACGAGGACATCGACCACTGTGTCGACGCTTTCATCCAGACGGGCAGAAAGCACGGAGTCGTCTCATGA